Proteins found in one Ctenopharyngodon idella isolate HZGC_01 chromosome 16, HZGC01, whole genome shotgun sequence genomic segment:
- the si:dkey-199f5.8 gene encoding beta-1,4-galactosyltransferase 3, producing the protein MYTLQSKWRYLIMFLGVQLVVMALLSREGYQKRVSYFFRIFRKPDSTMGHSVGGRNHTDVYANLSLLGPAVSKEDMPYCPKQSPLIGGPIHVTFPSRLKLAEVERKNPLVVRGGRYRPPNCEARHRTAVIIPHRNREHHLKFLLYYLHPFLQRQQLSYGIYVIHQAGNYTFNRAKLMNVGFREAMREEDWDCLFFHDVDLIPEDDRNTYVCDAHPKHAAIAMDKFGYKLPYKMYFGGVSALTPDQYLKMNGFPNNYWGWGGEDDDIGVRVSLGGMLISRPSLKVGRYKMIKHKHDKGNEENPKRFNMLAKTRHTWKNDGMNTVEYEIVSRDYQPLYTNITVNIGTEAGLHPTKKKRHKS; encoded by the exons ATGTACACGCTGCAGTCCAAATGGCGTTACCTGATCATGTTCTTGGGCGTCCAGTTAGTGGTCATGGCTCTTCTTTCCAGAGAGGGCTACCAGAAAAGAGTGTCATATTTTTTCCGGATTTTCCGTAAGCCGGATTCTACGATGGGACATTCAGTCGGTGGACGCAACCACACGGATGTGTATGCCAACCTTTCCCTTTTAGGCCCTGCTGTTAGTAAAGAGGACATGCCCTACTGCCCCAAGCAGTCACCTCTGATTG GTGGACCAATTCATGTCACTTTCCCCTCTCGGCTTAAGCTTGCCGAGGTTGAGAGGAAGAATCCGCTTGTTGTTCGTGGGGGGCGCTACAGGCCACCAAACTGTGAGGCACGTCATCGCACTGCAGTAATCATTCCCCACAGAAATAGGGAGCACCACCTCAAGTTCCTCCTCTACTATCTGCATCCCTTCCTACAGCGACAGCAGCTCAGCTATGGCATCTATGTCATTCACCAG GCTGGTAATTACACCTTTAACCGAGCAAAGCTGATGAACGTGGGATTTCGTGAGGCCATGAGGGAGGAGGATTGGGACTGTCTCTTCTTTCATGATGTAGACCTTATTCCCGAAGACGACCGTAACACCTACGTCTGCGACGCTCACCCCAAACACGCCGCCATTGCCATGGACAAATTTGGCTACAA ACTGCCTTATAAGATGTATTTTGGAGGAGTGTCAGCTCTGACCCCTGATCAGTACCTCAAGATGAATGGTTTTCCAAACAATTACTGGGGCTGGGGTGGTGAGGACGACGATATCGGCGTCAG GGTCTCTCTTGGAGGAATGCTGATCAGTCGTCCATCTCTAAAAGTGGGCCGATATAAAATGATCAAACACAAGCATGACAAAGGCAATGAAGAGAATCCAAAAAG GTTTAACATGTTGGCTAAGACCCGGCACACATGGAAAAATGATGGTATGAATACGGTGGAATATGAGATCGTGTCCCGGGATTATCAACCTCTTTACACCAACATTACGGTCAACATCGGCACCGAGGCAGGGCTGCACCCGACCAAAAAAAAGAGGCACAAGTCCTAG